The following proteins are encoded in a genomic region of Synechococcus sp. ROS8604:
- a CDS encoding HupE/UreJ family protein, producing MNSSIKQLRPAHSVLLGGLTLALAGSPALAHHPFAMPEGGQITWLQGLLSGIGHPLLGPDHLLFLVAIALVSWERPRRWLLPMLALGLIGSGVAQVVPLSESLTPWAEAAVSLTLVLEGLVILGRLPLITLLPAIALHGYLLGGTIVGAEPTPLLAYGLGLLVAQGALLLAATSLSRELQGWLGERNRQLLAAVWIGIGSAFAWSILIP from the coding sequence TTGAATTCATCAATCAAACAGCTCAGACCAGCTCATTCAGTGCTGCTAGGTGGTTTGACCCTGGCTTTGGCTGGATCTCCAGCCCTGGCCCATCATCCCTTTGCCATGCCTGAAGGCGGCCAGATAACTTGGCTGCAGGGCTTGCTGAGTGGAATCGGTCACCCGCTTCTGGGCCCAGACCATCTGCTCTTTCTTGTGGCGATCGCCCTTGTGAGTTGGGAACGACCCCGTCGTTGGCTGCTGCCGATGTTGGCTCTTGGGCTGATCGGTAGCGGAGTGGCGCAAGTTGTACCCCTCTCCGAGAGTCTTACGCCTTGGGCTGAGGCCGCTGTATCGCTGACCCTCGTGCTTGAAGGTCTTGTGATTTTGGGGAGGTTGCCTTTGATCACGCTGTTGCCAGCGATTGCTCTGCACGGCTACCTGCTGGGTGGAACCATCGTGGGAGCCGAACCCACGCCTCTGCTGGCCTATGGCCTTGGTTTGCTGGTGGCTCAAGGGGCACTGCTCTTGGCTGCCACCTCCTTGTCACGGGAGCTTCAAGGCTGGCTGGGAGAACGCAATCGCCAGCTCCTGGCAGCGGTCTGGATCGGAATTGGCTCGGCATTTGCCTGGTCGATCCTCATCCCCTGA
- a CDS encoding PhoH family protein: MEGKRFVVNKKVVVLDTNVLLHDPEAPKSFGADRIVLPIQVIEEIDRFKRDPSEKGRNSRHIARLLDGLRERGNLADGVPLTPDGEGTLEVAFCRAETLAQLPPELRGGGGDNNILAVALEQMRAKGLSEPPEVVLITKDTNLRIKADAVGLAAQDYSNDKVAISDLYPGSRGVKVSADVIDELHQKGRLSVKALPADVMASLQPNEGLTLIDRDSADHTFLARHRGNSGEVEPLVWLKRARLGRLKPRNREQNFALDLLLDPSVELVTLVGKAGTGKTLLAIAAGLHQVADQHLYARLLVTRPPISLGKEIGFLPGSLEEKLAPWMQPIVDNLDFLTGDTMSNEPKDDRRRHGGGPKSSWADLREMGLLEVEAINYIRGRSIPHQFMVVDEAQNLTPHEVKTIVTRVGEGTKIVFTGDPYQIDNPYVDAESNGLTWLAERLKGQTLVGHMTLTRGERSALAELAANML, translated from the coding sequence ATGGAAGGAAAGAGGTTTGTCGTGAACAAAAAAGTCGTTGTCCTCGATACCAATGTTCTTCTGCATGATCCAGAGGCGCCCAAGAGCTTTGGGGCCGATCGCATTGTGCTGCCGATTCAGGTGATCGAGGAAATTGATCGGTTCAAGCGTGATCCCTCTGAAAAGGGGCGTAATTCCCGTCATATAGCTCGCCTGCTCGATGGTCTGCGTGAGCGGGGCAACCTCGCTGATGGTGTTCCATTAACGCCCGACGGTGAAGGAACCCTGGAAGTGGCCTTTTGTCGGGCTGAAACCTTGGCCCAGTTGCCACCGGAATTGCGGGGTGGCGGGGGTGACAACAACATCCTGGCTGTGGCGTTGGAACAGATGCGGGCGAAGGGCTTGAGCGAGCCACCCGAGGTGGTGTTGATCACCAAAGACACCAATCTGCGCATCAAGGCGGATGCCGTGGGTCTGGCCGCCCAGGATTACTCCAACGACAAGGTGGCGATCTCCGATCTCTATCCAGGGTCCAGAGGCGTCAAGGTCTCCGCTGATGTGATCGATGAGCTGCACCAAAAGGGTCGCCTTTCGGTGAAAGCGCTGCCAGCGGATGTGATGGCGTCTTTGCAACCCAATGAGGGCCTCACCCTGATCGATCGCGACAGCGCAGACCACACCTTTTTGGCACGTCATCGCGGCAATTCAGGAGAAGTGGAACCACTGGTTTGGCTCAAACGAGCCCGTCTTGGTCGCCTAAAGCCGCGGAATCGCGAACAGAATTTCGCCCTCGACTTGCTTCTGGATCCCTCCGTTGAGCTGGTCACTCTTGTTGGTAAGGCCGGCACCGGTAAAACCCTGCTGGCGATCGCTGCTGGCTTGCATCAGGTTGCTGATCAACATCTTTATGCCCGACTGTTGGTGACCCGTCCGCCGATCTCCTTAGGCAAAGAGATTGGCTTTTTGCCAGGTTCCCTGGAAGAAAAACTTGCTCCTTGGATGCAACCCATCGTGGACAACCTTGATTTCCTTACGGGGGATACGATGAGCAATGAGCCGAAGGATGATCGTCGCCGCCATGGTGGTGGGCCCAAAAGCTCCTGGGCTGACCTTCGCGAGATGGGGCTTCTAGAAGTGGAAGCCATCAATTACATTCGCGGTCGCTCGATTCCCCATCAATTCATGGTGGTGGATGAAGCGCAAAATCTCACCCCGCATGAGGTGAAAACGATCGTGACGCGTGTTGGGGAAGGAACCAAGATCGTGTTCACCGGTGACCCGTATCAGATTGATAATCCCTACGTGGATGCCGAGAGCAACGGCCTTACTTGGCTCGCTGAACGCTTAAAAGGTCAGACCCTCGTGGGCCACATGACCCTGACGCGGGGAGAACGCAGTGCTCTTGCTGAATTGGCAGCAAATATGTTGTAA
- a CDS encoding LOG family protein, which produces MKSDAIDSTWPSDDPTRVADNLQQIIHSDTYRLAHQDLALLNTSSMRGVRMLLEISKPELHFEEIGISSTIIVFGGARLKERSAAEAHLEKAIRELDTDPNSKQLQRKVSRAKKLLELSPFYDAAREFAFLASRFGQSDTSTRPCCSSHVIVTGGGPGIMEAANRGAFDAGCRSIGLNIELPHEQNPNPFITPELCFKFNYFALRKFHFVMRAVGAVLFPGGYGTLDELFEVLTLRQVGTQHAMPIILFGKDYWTRLIDFEFMADSGLIDDQDLGLIQFADTATEAWDLLRDHPLHP; this is translated from the coding sequence ATGAAATCAGACGCGATTGATTCCACGTGGCCCAGTGATGATCCAACCCGGGTGGCTGACAACCTTCAGCAAATCATCCACTCGGACACCTATCGGCTCGCGCATCAGGATCTTGCTCTTCTCAACACATCCTCAATGCGTGGCGTGAGGATGTTGCTGGAAATCAGCAAGCCTGAGCTTCACTTTGAAGAAATTGGCATTTCCTCAACCATCATCGTCTTTGGGGGCGCACGCCTCAAGGAACGATCAGCAGCAGAAGCCCATCTTGAGAAGGCCATCAGGGAACTTGATACGGATCCCAACTCCAAACAATTGCAGCGAAAAGTGAGCCGTGCCAAAAAACTTTTGGAGCTGTCGCCCTTTTACGATGCAGCGAGGGAGTTCGCTTTTTTAGCCTCTCGTTTTGGTCAATCAGACACCAGCACAAGGCCTTGCTGTTCCTCCCATGTGATTGTGACCGGCGGCGGTCCTGGAATCATGGAAGCCGCAAATCGTGGAGCCTTTGATGCGGGTTGCCGGTCGATTGGACTCAACATCGAACTCCCACATGAACAAAATCCCAATCCCTTTATCACTCCTGAACTCTGCTTTAAATTTAATTATTTTGCACTGCGCAAATTTCACTTTGTGATGCGTGCCGTCGGCGCTGTGTTATTCCCAGGCGGGTACGGAACACTCGATGAACTTTTTGAGGTCTTAACGCTGCGACAGGTAGGAACTCAACATGCCATGCCAATCATTCTGTTTGGAAAGGATTATTGGACACGTCTGATCGACTTTGAATTCATGGCAGATTCAGGACTGATTGATGATCAGGATCTTGGCTTAATCCAGTTTGCAGACACCGCGACGGAAGCTTGGGATCTCCTGCGAGATCATCCTCTTCATCCGTGA
- a CDS encoding DUF3136 domain-containing protein, with the protein MAAITFTHDPSIAELCETEAVYTRAMHYLVADGVKEKEARKSVCWRRLYTLHQALPKRYEDPQTLFHSLQAHRRGLR; encoded by the coding sequence ATGGCCGCAATCACCTTCACCCATGACCCTTCCATTGCCGAACTCTGTGAAACGGAAGCGGTTTACACGCGAGCCATGCACTATCTGGTGGCCGATGGGGTAAAGGAGAAGGAAGCACGCAAAAGCGTGTGTTGGCGGCGCCTTTACACGCTCCATCAAGCCCTGCCCAAGCGATACGAGGATCCTCAAACGCTGTTTCACTCTCTTCAAGCCCATCGTCGCGGCCTGAGGTGA
- a CDS encoding response regulator transcription factor, translating to MDLTPYLQNQPTSADEEPLLSVAVNGRIALAMKGRFFLRCFCDSFSERGRIGCAVTDEQTCLDYLKQEPFELLLCTDLLEKGNGFELARKARELDESLKVVVLSLSDAIPIEYDNAPWLEAVVAEADIIEDRKPLEAAVLAVMGHHSYRSPSLRSDELPYLSCPRLTPREYEVLDRLARGRTDREIAEDLIVSEETARTYTKRLLRTLEVNNRVQAVLKGMRCGMVQI from the coding sequence GTGGATCTCACCCCATATCTTCAAAACCAGCCGACGTCGGCTGATGAGGAACCTCTGCTTTCCGTTGCCGTCAACGGCCGGATTGCGCTTGCCATGAAAGGCCGATTCTTCCTTCGTTGTTTCTGCGATAGTTTCAGCGAAAGAGGACGAATCGGTTGTGCCGTAACCGATGAACAAACCTGTTTGGATTATCTGAAGCAGGAGCCATTTGAGCTCCTGCTCTGCACTGATTTGCTTGAGAAAGGCAATGGTTTCGAACTGGCTCGCAAGGCGCGTGAGCTGGATGAAAGCTTGAAGGTGGTTGTGTTATCGCTGAGCGATGCCATTCCCATCGAATACGACAATGCGCCGTGGCTGGAAGCCGTTGTGGCGGAAGCCGACATCATTGAAGACCGCAAACCGTTGGAAGCTGCGGTGCTGGCGGTGATGGGGCATCACTCCTATCGCAGCCCATCCCTGCGCTCCGACGAACTGCCCTATCTCAGTTGTCCGCGGCTCACCCCTCGGGAGTATGAGGTCTTGGATCGCCTCGCCCGCGGCAGGACAGATCGCGAAATTGCTGAAGACCTGATTGTGTCGGAAGAAACAGCCCGTACCTACACCAAGCGATTGCTGCGCACGCTGGAAGTGAATAACAGGGTTCAAGCCGTCCTCAAAGGCATGCGTTGTGGAATGGTTCAGATCTAA
- a CDS encoding CP12 domain-containing protein, whose amino-acid sequence MESIETHIAKDREELAKAATSGDRAKVRHYATELEELESYRSHHPGEHKDPTSLELHCDLNPEAPECRIYDD is encoded by the coding sequence ATGGAATCAATCGAAACGCACATTGCCAAGGACCGTGAGGAACTGGCCAAGGCCGCAACCAGCGGCGATCGGGCCAAGGTTCGTCACTACGCAACCGAGCTCGAAGAGCTGGAGTCGTATCGCAGCCACCACCCAGGTGAGCACAAGGATCCCACCTCTCTTGAGCTCCATTGTGATCTGAATCCAGAGGCTCCGGAATGCCGTATCTATGACGACTGA
- a CDS encoding DUF3136 domain-containing protein, producing MAPPKISIGELEAKHPMYCKALKILVRQGTSSAQLQRTLCWDRLQLLNRSLPRQYKSPEQLMRIIQAEISTNQQH from the coding sequence ATGGCTCCACCCAAGATCAGCATCGGTGAACTCGAAGCCAAGCATCCGATGTACTGCAAGGCCTTGAAGATCCTTGTCAGACAAGGCACAAGCAGCGCCCAACTTCAACGCACACTTTGCTGGGATCGTCTGCAGTTGTTGAACCGTTCCCTGCCCCGTCAATACAAATCACCGGAGCAATTGATGCGAATCATTCAGGCCGAAATCTCTACGAATCAACAACACTGA
- a CDS encoding DUF3721 domain-containing protein has product MYASKAEAQKRAQEIGCSTSHQNNGRWMPCADERELHKQLRKQ; this is encoded by the coding sequence ATGTATGCCTCAAAAGCCGAGGCTCAGAAACGAGCCCAGGAGATTGGTTGCAGCACCAGTCATCAAAACAACGGCCGCTGGATGCCTTGTGCGGATGAACGAGAGCTCCACAAACAATTGCGCAAGCAGTGA
- a CDS encoding efflux RND transporter periplasmic adaptor subunit, with amino-acid sequence MRALVLTCALLGGGLQGLVLPAALAHSGHGDAFVQNDSVDQVKASPTQDQLLGISTDQPQVSAEGQILIPTAAILDVDGQPLVFVRSGDTYDPVLIKVGPVVADRTVVLEGVTADEQVVVSGGLSLFAESQKKDRQPVVVEELSTPDPSGNAPSWMVPGGIAVAVIVVIAAGFGLRGRGSGRNDS; translated from the coding sequence ATGCGTGCACTGGTTCTCACTTGCGCTTTGCTCGGCGGCGGGCTTCAAGGGCTTGTTTTGCCCGCAGCCCTAGCCCATTCGGGCCACGGAGATGCGTTCGTCCAGAACGATTCCGTGGATCAGGTGAAGGCCAGCCCCACCCAGGACCAGCTGCTGGGCATCAGCACCGATCAACCCCAGGTTTCCGCTGAAGGGCAAATACTGATTCCGACTGCGGCCATTCTTGATGTGGATGGACAGCCGCTTGTTTTCGTTCGCAGCGGCGACACCTACGACCCCGTGTTGATCAAGGTGGGCCCCGTTGTGGCTGATCGGACGGTGGTGCTTGAGGGGGTCACGGCCGATGAGCAGGTGGTGGTCTCTGGTGGCCTGTCGTTGTTTGCAGAGTCTCAGAAAAAAGATCGTCAACCGGTGGTTGTGGAGGAGCTCTCCACACCCGATCCCTCGGGGAACGCTCCCTCCTGGATGGTTCCCGGCGGCATCGCGGTAGCGGTCATTGTCGTGATAGCAGCAGGATTCGGCCTAAGGGGCCGCGGTTCTGGACGCAACGACAGCTGA
- a CDS encoding efflux RND transporter permease subunit: MLNKLLNAILRGAIARRWLVVVCSLLISLWGLLNALEMPMDVFPAFAPPQVEIQTAAPGLSPEQVERQISEPIEAAVTGLTGVDVVRSASKPGLSMVQVVFMDASQLKEARQLVAGRLQQVRAQLPESAEAPAISPPLSPLGTILQYAFTLPETASAEQVLALRSQIESSYENALLAIPGVAQVTIYGGDLAQTQIQLNLEALQQHNVALKEVLDAASDVQFSGRGGIQIAGGQERLILTDNSSADAKDLSSAAVVGRDGQVVSLGELAAIKNAAGLRRGEASFNGRSAVVLMINKKPDVDTPQLTRAVEQRVQQLHELLPADVSVTRTFRQAHFIEIAIRHVSESLLLGVVIVAAVLGLFLMNWRTACIALSAIPLSLLVGLLLMRGVGLQLNTMTLGGLVVAIGSVVDDAIVDMENCYRGLRRNRQVAQPLDPLEVVFRTSVEVRQPVLFSTLIIVVVFAPIFTLTGVEGRIFMPMGVAYVLSILASTLVALTLSPALCALLLSRAPLPQEDSWVERGAQRCYKPLLDAALQSPRRVLALALTGVVAAGLVLPSLGRVFLPEFREQSLVNSLVLYPGVSLEMTSRAGQVLSERLQSSKDVSWVQVRAGRAPGDADGAGVNTAHVDVELSAEAMDDRPAAIGRIRSAFLALPGVAPNVGGYISHRMDEVLSGVRSAIAIKISGPDLNELRRLGKRVQEVVATTPGVVDLQLEPQLPVPQFQVNINRNVALEEGVSVATVAKAVEVALHGEEVAAAQPASGRMPVVVALPPDQRGDLEALRQVPIRVASGALKPLGAFVTIASVRGPNEIKREDVSRRIVVSANVAGRALGPVVDEIRSQVAKSVTLPSGYSIRYGGQFEAEQRASRSLVTYSVLAAVVIALLMVVAVRSWPATIAILLNLPLALVGGLIAVLLSGGVLSVASLIGFITLFGVAVRNGLLLVDNFNRRHQNGEAQMALIRNGSLERLNAILMTALTSSLGMLPLALAFGAGNEILQPLAIVVLGGLITSTLLTLLVIPALYARYGRWLLPVPPAQPCGSIKP; encoded by the coding sequence ATGCTCAACAAGCTGCTCAACGCGATCTTGCGCGGCGCGATCGCCCGCCGCTGGCTCGTTGTTGTTTGTTCATTGCTGATCAGTCTCTGGGGTCTGCTGAACGCCCTGGAGATGCCGATGGATGTGTTTCCAGCCTTTGCTCCGCCACAGGTGGAGATTCAGACCGCAGCCCCTGGGCTGTCTCCTGAACAGGTAGAGCGGCAGATCAGTGAACCGATTGAAGCGGCGGTGACTGGTCTCACCGGAGTGGATGTGGTTCGCTCCGCCTCCAAACCCGGCCTTTCGATGGTTCAGGTGGTGTTCATGGACGCGTCGCAGCTGAAGGAGGCCCGGCAGTTGGTGGCGGGACGCCTGCAGCAGGTGCGCGCCCAGCTGCCTGAGTCGGCAGAGGCGCCAGCGATTTCTCCACCGCTCTCGCCCCTCGGCACCATCCTTCAGTACGCCTTCACCCTTCCCGAGACCGCCAGCGCAGAGCAGGTGTTGGCGCTTCGCTCGCAGATTGAGAGCAGCTATGAGAACGCGTTGCTTGCGATTCCTGGGGTTGCCCAGGTGACGATCTACGGGGGGGATCTCGCTCAAACCCAGATCCAACTCAACCTCGAGGCGCTCCAGCAACACAACGTGGCTCTGAAGGAGGTGTTGGACGCGGCCTCAGATGTCCAGTTCAGTGGACGGGGCGGAATTCAGATCGCCGGCGGGCAAGAACGCTTGATCCTCACCGACAACAGCAGCGCAGACGCGAAGGATCTCAGCAGCGCAGCCGTGGTGGGAAGGGATGGGCAGGTTGTCTCGTTGGGAGAGTTGGCGGCTATCAAAAACGCTGCTGGCTTGCGCCGGGGCGAAGCCAGCTTCAACGGCAGGTCGGCGGTGGTCTTGATGATCAACAAGAAGCCGGATGTGGACACCCCTCAACTGACGCGGGCTGTGGAACAACGCGTTCAGCAACTACATGAATTGCTGCCAGCCGATGTGTCGGTGACACGCACGTTCCGGCAGGCCCATTTCATCGAGATCGCCATCCGCCATGTGAGCGAATCCCTGCTGTTGGGAGTGGTGATTGTGGCTGCTGTGCTGGGACTGTTTTTGATGAATTGGCGCACAGCCTGCATTGCTCTGAGTGCCATTCCTCTATCGCTGCTGGTGGGACTGCTGTTGATGCGTGGGGTGGGGCTGCAGCTCAACACGATGACCTTGGGGGGCCTGGTGGTAGCGATTGGTTCGGTGGTTGATGACGCCATCGTTGATATGGAGAACTGCTACCGCGGACTTCGCCGCAACAGGCAGGTGGCGCAACCTCTGGATCCTCTGGAGGTGGTCTTCCGCACCTCGGTGGAGGTCCGGCAGCCGGTGCTGTTCTCCACCTTGATCATCGTGGTGGTGTTTGCACCGATCTTCACGCTGACGGGCGTGGAAGGGCGCATTTTTATGCCGATGGGGGTCGCCTATGTGCTCTCGATCCTGGCCTCCACGCTCGTGGCACTCACACTCTCGCCAGCCCTGTGCGCCCTGCTGCTCAGTCGCGCACCGCTACCGCAGGAGGATTCTTGGGTGGAGCGCGGCGCCCAACGTTGTTACAAGCCGCTGCTCGATGCGGCCCTGCAATCGCCCAGACGGGTTCTGGCCCTGGCCCTGACGGGTGTGGTGGCGGCAGGGCTGGTGCTTCCCTCGCTCGGGCGTGTGTTTCTGCCCGAGTTTCGCGAGCAGTCGCTGGTGAATTCGTTGGTGCTTTACCCCGGCGTCTCCCTGGAGATGACCAGCCGTGCCGGCCAGGTGCTCTCCGAACGACTTCAATCCAGCAAGGACGTCAGCTGGGTGCAGGTGCGAGCCGGTCGCGCGCCGGGGGATGCCGATGGAGCTGGGGTGAACACGGCCCATGTGGATGTGGAGCTCAGCGCGGAGGCCATGGATGATCGCCCCGCTGCGATTGGTCGCATCCGCTCAGCGTTTCTGGCCCTGCCCGGCGTTGCCCCGAATGTGGGCGGCTACATCTCCCATCGAATGGATGAGGTGCTCTCCGGCGTTCGCAGCGCCATCGCGATCAAAATTTCGGGCCCAGATCTCAACGAACTGCGCCGCCTGGGCAAACGGGTGCAAGAGGTGGTAGCAACAACGCCAGGGGTGGTGGATCTGCAGCTGGAACCGCAACTGCCCGTGCCCCAATTTCAGGTGAACATCAACCGAAATGTGGCCTTGGAGGAGGGGGTGAGCGTGGCGACTGTCGCCAAGGCCGTGGAGGTGGCTTTGCACGGTGAGGAGGTCGCCGCAGCGCAACCGGCCTCAGGCCGGATGCCGGTGGTGGTGGCGTTGCCGCCGGATCAACGCGGTGACCTGGAAGCCCTGCGCCAGGTGCCCATCCGGGTGGCCTCCGGGGCGCTCAAACCGCTCGGTGCGTTCGTGACGATCGCGTCGGTGCGCGGACCGAACGAGATCAAGCGCGAAGACGTGAGCCGCAGGATCGTGGTCTCAGCGAATGTGGCCGGTCGGGCTTTGGGCCCTGTCGTCGATGAGATCCGCAGCCAGGTGGCCAAGTCGGTGACCCTTCCCTCGGGTTACAGCATCCGCTACGGAGGCCAATTCGAAGCGGAGCAGAGAGCTAGCCGCTCCTTGGTGACTTACAGCGTGCTGGCGGCTGTGGTGATCGCGCTGTTGATGGTGGTAGCCGTGCGCTCATGGCCAGCAACGATTGCGATTCTGCTCAACCTGCCCCTGGCCCTTGTGGGCGGTTTGATCGCCGTTCTGCTCAGCGGCGGGGTGCTGTCGGTGGCTTCCTTGATCGGCTTCATCACCCTGTTTGGTGTCGCCGTGCGCAACGGTCTGTTGCTGGTGGACAACTTCAACCGGCGGCATCAAAACGGAGAAGCGCAGATGGCGTTAATCCGCAACGGCAGCCTGGAGCGTCTCAACGCCATTCTGATGACAGCGCTCACCTCCTCATTGGGGATGCTGCCGCTGGCGCTGGCCTTTGGCGCTGGCAACGAAATTCTCCAGCCGCTGGCGATTGTGGTGCTGGGTGGTTTGATCACCTCCACCTTGCTCACGTTGCTGGTGATTCCTGCCTTATACGCCCGCTACGGGCGATGGCTGCTGCCGGTCCCGCCTGCTCAACCTTGCGGATCGATCAAGCCGTAG
- a CDS encoding response regulator transcription factor, which yields MICSSDLETGYGINLIKRVHAVSPSCQRLIVLVRETQAVVREAMDAYADGVMFKSSFGTGQGDFIQALQTLAEGQVYYPEEIRRLGAQAPRPDLPPLVEELSRREIEVVSAVALGLSNQGVANQLNISLETVKTHVMNATGKLGAQGRTQLVVKAIVYGLIDPQG from the coding sequence TTGATCTGCAGCTCCGATCTTGAAACGGGCTACGGCATCAACCTGATCAAGCGTGTGCATGCCGTTTCCCCCTCCTGCCAACGCTTGATTGTGTTGGTGCGCGAAACCCAGGCCGTGGTTCGAGAAGCCATGGACGCCTATGCCGATGGCGTGATGTTCAAATCCAGCTTCGGGACGGGGCAGGGGGATTTCATCCAGGCGCTTCAAACCCTCGCCGAAGGGCAGGTGTATTACCCCGAGGAGATTCGTCGCCTGGGCGCGCAAGCGCCGAGGCCCGATCTTCCCCCCTTGGTGGAGGAGCTTTCCAGGCGCGAAATTGAAGTGGTGTCGGCCGTGGCTCTCGGGCTCAGCAACCAAGGCGTGGCCAATCAATTGAACATTTCCCTGGAAACCGTGAAAACCCATGTGATGAATGCCACCGGAAAACTCGGAGCCCAAGGGCGCACCCAACTGGTGGTGAAAGCGATTGTCTACGGCTTGATCGATCCGCAAGGTTGA
- a CDS encoding transcription termination factor Rho has product MDRKALLGKGTFKQQTVRSLKRLCKENGIRGYSKLKKADLCLALNDQGVQAPPPPLDTFSKKELVAMLKTLLELQ; this is encoded by the coding sequence GTGGATCGCAAGGCACTGCTTGGAAAGGGAACGTTCAAGCAGCAGACAGTGCGCTCGCTCAAGCGTTTGTGCAAAGAGAACGGCATCAGGGGTTATTCCAAACTCAAGAAGGCAGACCTATGCCTAGCCCTGAATGATCAGGGGGTTCAAGCACCACCACCGCCTCTGGACACTTTCAGCAAAAAGGAGCTGGTGGCGATGCTCAAAACACTCTTAGAGCTGCAATGA
- a CDS encoding HD domain-containing protein, protein MTITPRYGQALLWAEELHRQQRRKAKMVPYISHLISVSALVWEDGGDEDQAIAALLHDAIEDAGQSHESIAARFGEAVADIVRDCTDTSPDAAVGEQEPWMLRKTRYLNSLAAKPLSSLLVTAADKAHNAGDMVLDARRDPSMWSKFNAGLDGSAWYLRRMHQELVQTLPNSRSVERLGEAVDEIVNSSAYQQLIPTGSTTETWANTYPERHHG, encoded by the coding sequence ATGACGATCACTCCCCGCTATGGACAAGCCCTGCTCTGGGCTGAGGAATTGCATCGTCAGCAACGGCGCAAAGCAAAAATGGTTCCCTACATCTCCCATCTGATCAGCGTCAGCGCCCTGGTGTGGGAAGACGGAGGCGATGAAGATCAGGCGATCGCGGCGCTGCTGCACGACGCGATCGAAGACGCTGGCCAAAGCCATGAATCGATCGCCGCACGCTTCGGGGAAGCGGTGGCCGACATCGTGCGCGACTGCACCGACACAAGCCCTGATGCTGCCGTTGGGGAACAGGAACCCTGGATGCTGCGCAAGACCCGCTATCTCAACTCCCTGGCGGCCAAACCACTGAGCTCGTTGCTGGTAACCGCCGCGGACAAGGCCCACAATGCCGGCGACATGGTGCTGGATGCCCGGCGCGATCCAAGCATGTGGAGCAAGTTCAATGCCGGGCTCGACGGCAGCGCCTGGTATCTGCGGCGGATGCATCAAGAGCTCGTCCAGACCCTACCCAACAGCCGATCCGTGGAACGCCTGGGGGAAGCCGTGGACGAAATCGTCAACAGCAGCGCCTATCAACAGCTCATCCCAACGGGATCAACCACCGAGACATGGGCGAACACCTACCCCGAACGCCATCACGGCTAA